One segment of Tamlana crocina DNA contains the following:
- the recA gene encoding recombinase RecA, protein MSSEKDAKLKALKLTLDKLDKAYGKGTVMKMSDAAVQDVDAIPSGSLGLDIALGVGGYPRGRVIEIYGPESSGKTTLTLHAIAEAQKAGGIAAFIDAEHAFDRFYAEKLGVDIENLIISQPDNGEQALEIADNLIRSGAIDIVVVDSVAALTPKSEIEGEMGDSKMGLHARLMSQALRKLTASISKTNCTVIFINQLREKIGVMFGNPETTTGGNALKFYASVRLDIRRSTQIKETNGDVAGNKTRVKVVKNKVAPPFKTAEFDIMYGEGVSKVGEILDLAVDYEIVKKSGSWFSYDETKLGQGRDAVKSLIKDNPELMDELEEKVRKAVSGKE, encoded by the coding sequence ATGAGCAGTGAAAAAGACGCTAAACTAAAAGCACTAAAACTTACTTTAGATAAATTAGATAAAGCCTACGGAAAAGGTACCGTAATGAAAATGAGCGATGCCGCCGTACAGGATGTTGATGCCATTCCGTCGGGGTCGTTAGGTCTGGACATTGCTTTGGGCGTTGGTGGCTATCCGCGCGGACGAGTGATTGAAATTTACGGTCCGGAATCTTCGGGTAAAACCACCTTAACCTTGCACGCCATTGCCGAAGCCCAAAAAGCCGGAGGTATTGCCGCATTTATTGATGCCGAGCATGCTTTCGACCGTTTTTATGCCGAAAAATTAGGCGTTGATATTGAAAACCTCATCATTTCGCAACCCGATAACGGAGAACAAGCTTTGGAAATTGCCGATAACTTAATCCGCTCTGGCGCTATCGATATTGTGGTAGTCGATTCGGTTGCCGCATTAACACCAAAAAGTGAGATTGAAGGTGAAATGGGCGACTCTAAAATGGGACTTCACGCCCGATTGATGTCGCAAGCCTTAAGAAAGCTTACGGCTTCCATCAGCAAAACCAACTGTACCGTAATCTTCATTAACCAATTACGTGAAAAAATTGGGGTGATGTTCGGAAACCCAGAAACAACAACAGGCGGTAATGCCTTAAAATTTTATGCTTCCGTTCGATTGGATATCCGTCGTTCTACACAAATTAAGGAAACCAATGGCGACGTGGCCGGAAACAAAACCCGCGTTAAAGTGGTAAAAAACAAAGTGGCGCCACCGTTTAAAACCGCCGAATTCGATATTATGTACGGTGAAGGCGTGAGCAAAGTGGGCGAGATTTTAGATTTGGCCGTAGATTACGAAATCGTAAAGAAAAGCGGTTCGTGGTTCAGTTACGACGAAACCAAACTTGGCCAAGGCCGCGATGCCGTAAAATCGCTTATAAAGGACAATCCGGAGCTTATGGACGAGCTTGAAGAAAAGGTTAGAAAAGCCGTTTCTGGAAAGGAATAA
- a CDS encoding rhodanese-related sulfurtransferase — MQLYNKLSAKERAELIEKAGKDRLTLSFYQYAKIENPQEFRDQLFIVWDKLDVLGRIYVASEGINGQLSLPADRFNEFKAHLDTIDFLKDIRLNIAVEQDNMSFLKLKVKVRHKIVADGLNDDTFDVTNKGVHVGAEKFNELIEDEKTVLVDMRNHYESEIGHFKNAITPDVDTFRESLDIIEEDLKEHKEDKNLVMYCTGGIRCEKASAYFKHKGFKNVFQLEGGIIEYTRQVNESQLENKFLGKNFVFDERRAEKISDDVIAQCHQCGEPFDVHTNCANDACHLLFIQCDKCKEEMNNCCSTNCKEIHALPFEEQKALRKGQGNSNDIFKKGRADHLPYKKDLRNIFEVLKKKEQ, encoded by the coding sequence ATGCAACTGTACAATAAGTTAAGCGCAAAAGAAAGAGCCGAGTTAATCGAAAAAGCCGGAAAGGACCGATTAACATTGTCTTTCTATCAGTACGCTAAAATTGAAAACCCTCAGGAATTTAGAGACCAATTATTTATTGTTTGGGACAAACTGGACGTTTTGGGCCGTATTTATGTGGCTTCCGAAGGTATTAACGGGCAATTATCTTTGCCTGCGGATCGATTTAACGAATTCAAAGCCCATTTGGATACCATCGATTTTTTGAAGGACATCCGTTTGAATATTGCCGTAGAGCAGGATAACATGTCGTTTTTAAAACTGAAAGTGAAGGTGCGCCATAAAATTGTGGCCGATGGGCTGAACGACGATACCTTTGATGTCACCAACAAAGGCGTACACGTAGGGGCCGAAAAATTCAACGAATTAATAGAAGACGAAAAAACCGTTTTGGTAGATATGCGAAACCACTACGAAAGCGAGATAGGCCATTTTAAAAATGCCATAACACCCGATGTAGATACTTTCCGCGAGTCGTTGGATATTATTGAAGAAGATTTAAAGGAACACAAAGAAGATAAAAACTTGGTAATGTACTGCACTGGTGGTATCCGTTGCGAAAAGGCCAGTGCCTATTTTAAGCACAAAGGGTTTAAAAACGTGTTTCAGTTGGAAGGCGGTATAATTGAGTACACGCGCCAGGTGAATGAAAGTCAGTTGGAAAACAAATTTTTAGGTAAAAACTTTGTGTTCGACGAGCGCCGTGCCGAAAAGATTAGTGACGATGTTATTGCACAGTGCCACCAATGCGGCGAGCCGTTCGATGTGCATACCAATTGCGCCAACGATGCTTGCCATTTGTTGTTTATTCAGTGCGATAAGTGTAAGGAAGAAATGAACAATTGCTGTTCTACCAACTGTAAAGAGATCCATGCTTTGCCCTTCGAAGAGCAAAAAGCATTGAGAAAAGGCCAGGGCAATAGCAACGATATTTTCAAAAAAGGACGTGCCGACCATTTGCCTTACAAGAAAGATTTGCGAAATATTTTCGAAGTTCTAAAGAAGAAAGAGCAGTAA
- the ricT gene encoding regulatory iron-sulfur-containing complex subunit RicT: MACASCSTKDGSPKGCKNNGTCGTDSCNKLTVFDWLANMSLPSGEKPFNWVEVRFKNGRKEYYHNTENLTLSIGDVVAIQAKAGHDIGMVTLTGELVRVQMKRKSIPENIEEGLKIYRKASQKDIDIWQQARDREEPMKVKARQFAIDLRLQMKISDIEFQGDASKATFYYTAEERVDFRELIKVFAREFRTRIEMKQVGFRQEAARLGGIGSCGRELCCSTWLTDFRSVSTSAARYQQLSLNPQKLAGQCGKLKCCLNYELDTYLDALKDFPKTDTKLYTEKGTAVCQKTDIFKGHMWYAYEGEWMNWHKITTEQANEIIELNKQKKKIASLEEYASDVVEEDTKNDFGNVVGQDSLTRFDNPKRNKKRRNKRKGNQRNKGGQGNNNNTQNQNQAGQAKQGQQKGQGQKRNQNKRRKNNKRKPQNSKNAEK; this comes from the coding sequence ATGGCTTGTGCTAGTTGCTCAACTAAGGACGGCTCTCCAAAGGGCTGCAAAAATAATGGTACTTGTGGTACAGATAGTTGCAATAAGTTAACCGTTTTCGATTGGTTGGCAAACATGTCGTTGCCCAGTGGCGAAAAACCGTTCAATTGGGTAGAGGTGCGTTTTAAAAACGGCCGAAAAGAGTATTATCACAACACAGAAAACCTCACTTTAAGTATTGGTGATGTGGTGGCCATACAAGCCAAAGCTGGCCACGATATCGGTATGGTTACCCTTACGGGGGAATTGGTGCGCGTACAGATGAAACGCAAAAGCATTCCCGAAAATATTGAAGAAGGTTTAAAAATATACAGAAAAGCCAGCCAAAAAGATATTGATATTTGGCAACAGGCTAGAGATCGGGAAGAACCCATGAAGGTGAAAGCCCGACAGTTTGCTATCGATTTGAGGTTGCAAATGAAGATTTCCGATATCGAATTTCAGGGCGATGCCAGCAAAGCCACCTTTTATTACACTGCCGAAGAGCGTGTAGATTTTAGGGAACTCATTAAGGTTTTTGCGCGCGAATTCCGTACCCGTATCGAAATGAAACAAGTGGGCTTCCGCCAAGAAGCGGCCCGATTAGGCGGTATTGGTTCCTGTGGGCGCGAATTGTGCTGCTCTACTTGGCTAACCGATTTCCGTTCGGTAAGTACCTCGGCGGCGCGCTATCAGCAATTATCGCTCAATCCACAAAAACTGGCGGGGCAATGTGGTAAGTTAAAATGTTGCTTAAATTACGAGCTCGATACCTATCTGGATGCGCTTAAAGATTTCCCAAAAACCGATACCAAATTATATACCGAAAAAGGAACGGCCGTGTGTCAAAAAACCGATATTTTTAAAGGACACATGTGGTACGCCTACGAGGGTGAATGGATGAATTGGCACAAAATAACTACCGAACAAGCCAACGAAATTATTGAACTCAACAAACAAAAGAAGAAAATTGCCAGTTTGGAAGAGTATGCTTCCGATGTTGTGGAGGAAGATACTAAAAACGATTTTGGGAACGTTGTAGGTCAAGATAGTTTAACGCGCTTTGATAATCCAAAACGCAATAAAAAACGTAGAAATAAAAGAAAGGGCAACCAAAGGAACAAAGGAGGCCAAGGTAACAACAACAATACCCAGAACCAAAACCAAGCTGGACAAGCCAAGCAGGGACAACAAAAAGGACAGGGGCAAAAAAGGAATCAAAATAAAAGAAGAAAAAACAATAAAAGAAAACCACAAAACAGTAAAAATGCTGAAAAATAG
- a CDS encoding gliding motility lipoprotein GldH, translated as MLKNRVLVFLVLLVSLFISCDSNRVFDTYKSVPNKWHKDSVVSFKINPPDSINPYNLFVNLRNTNAYKYSNLFLIVEMVFPHGKTVKDTLEYRMAEPSGKLLGTGYTDVKENKLWYKEGVVFNESGEYTVNIQHAMRERGKVNGVKELEGITDVGFRIENIKSN; from the coding sequence ATGCTGAAAAATAGAGTCTTAGTATTTCTAGTTTTACTAGTTTCTTTGTTTATTTCTTGCGACTCCAATCGTGTTTTCGACACCTATAAATCGGTGCCCAATAAGTGGCATAAAGATTCGGTGGTGAGCTTTAAAATCAACCCGCCAGATTCTATCAACCCGTATAACCTGTTTGTTAATTTGCGCAATACCAACGCCTATAAATACAGCAATCTGTTTTTAATAGTAGAAATGGTGTTTCCGCACGGCAAAACCGTTAAAGACACTTTAGAGTACCGTATGGCCGAGCCAAGTGGAAAACTTTTAGGTACTGGCTATACCGATGTAAAAGAAAATAAACTGTGGTACAAAGAGGGGGTGGTGTTCAACGAATCGGGTGAATATACGGTAAACATTCAGCATGCTATGCGCGAACGCGGCAAGGTAAATGGCGTTAAAGAATTGGAGGGTATTACCGATGTTGGTTTTAGAATAGAAAATATAAAAAGTAATTAA
- a CDS encoding transglycosylase domain-containing protein → MAKAKKETNQTQDFSKYIRWFWMLFAGGILALVLIFLLASWGAFGEMPDHTQLENPRTNLATEIISSDGQTLGKFYYNDNRTPVSYDELPQHLVEALIATEDARYHDHSGIDARGTLRAVVKLGSGGGASTISQQLAKQLFHGEGSKNIVERILQKVKEWIIATRLERQYTKEEIIAQYFNIYDFLNNADGIRSASRIYFGKEPKELNLKESAMLVGMFKNSALYNPRRNPVGVKNRRNVVLDQMAKYDYITEAVRDSLKQTDIDLKYTPESHREGIATYFRGYLDGFMKEWIENNPKPDGSKWNLYNDGLKIYTTIDSRMQKYAEDAVQQHMAKLQAEFFHQNTPDRNPTAPFLELEQSEINDLMNRSMKQSERWRHMKYDLKKSNEEIIESFQKPTQMTVFLWKDGQPSEIDTIMKPIDSMRYYKSLLRTGMMSMNPQTGHVKAWVGGINYRHFQYDMVKQGKRQIGSTFKPFVYASAIDQLHYSPCDEFPDVPFCIEAHKYGNPEEWCPKNSGGANDYGGTRTLKSALANSVNTITAQLMDKVGPQTVADLVKKLGIDSDVPAVPSIALGTPDISVYEMVGAYSAFANQGVYTKPVMVTNIEDKNGTILYQFKPETHDVLSEESAYVTVKLMEGVTQGGSGTRLRHKWAGNTSVYKEVITGYPYGFENPIAGKTGTTQNQSDGWFMGMVPNLVTGVWVGAEDRAAHFASITYGQGASMALPIWGLYMKSCYADEELNISKDEFPEPEELTINVDCSKVTEEDSDTPDTVEEAPDDLDFG, encoded by the coding sequence ATGGCAAAAGCAAAAAAAGAAACGAACCAAACCCAAGATTTTTCAAAATACATCCGTTGGTTTTGGATGCTGTTTGCGGGTGGTATTTTAGCCTTGGTCTTAATATTTTTATTGGCTTCTTGGGGAGCGTTTGGCGAAATGCCAGACCATACCCAATTGGAAAACCCTAGAACCAATCTGGCTACAGAGATTATTTCTTCAGATGGGCAAACCCTTGGAAAGTTCTACTATAATGATAACCGAACTCCAGTAAGTTACGACGAGTTGCCACAGCATTTGGTGGAAGCTTTGATTGCTACAGAAGATGCCCGTTACCATGACCATTCGGGTATCGATGCCCGAGGTACTTTAAGGGCTGTAGTGAAATTGGGCAGTGGCGGTGGCGCCAGTACCATTTCACAGCAGTTGGCCAAACAGTTGTTTCATGGTGAGGGTTCAAAAAACATTGTTGAACGTATTCTGCAAAAAGTAAAGGAATGGATTATCGCCACGCGTTTAGAGCGCCAATACACCAAGGAGGAAATCATTGCCCAATACTTCAATATTTATGATTTTTTAAATAATGCCGATGGTATTCGAAGTGCTTCGCGAATCTATTTCGGAAAGGAACCCAAAGAATTAAATTTAAAAGAATCGGCCATGTTGGTTGGGATGTTTAAAAATTCAGCGCTTTACAACCCAAGACGAAATCCTGTGGGAGTGAAAAACAGACGTAATGTGGTCCTTGATCAAATGGCTAAGTACGATTACATCACCGAAGCTGTTCGCGATTCGCTCAAACAAACCGATATCGACTTAAAATATACGCCCGAATCGCACCGCGAAGGCATCGCTACGTATTTTAGAGGCTATTTGGATGGTTTTATGAAAGAATGGATTGAAAACAATCCCAAGCCCGATGGGTCGAAATGGAATTTGTATAACGACGGATTGAAAATTTACACCACCATTGATTCACGGATGCAAAAATATGCTGAAGATGCTGTTCAGCAGCACATGGCAAAGCTACAGGCTGAATTTTTCCATCAGAACACACCCGATAGAAATCCAACCGCACCGTTTTTGGAATTGGAACAAAGTGAAATCAACGATTTGATGAATCGTTCCATGAAACAATCCGAGCGTTGGAGGCACATGAAATACGACTTGAAAAAATCAAACGAAGAAATTATAGAATCGTTTCAAAAGCCCACTCAAATGACGGTTTTTCTATGGAAAGACGGCCAGCCTTCAGAAATCGATACCATAATGAAACCTATCGATTCCATGCGGTACTACAAATCACTTTTGCGAACCGGTATGATGTCTATGAACCCACAAACGGGGCATGTAAAGGCCTGGGTAGGGGGTATAAATTATAGGCATTTTCAGTACGATATGGTGAAGCAAGGTAAACGCCAAATTGGTTCAACATTTAAACCTTTTGTGTATGCTTCGGCTATAGATCAACTGCACTATTCGCCTTGCGACGAGTTTCCCGATGTGCCATTTTGTATCGAAGCTCATAAATATGGTAACCCAGAAGAATGGTGTCCTAAAAACTCTGGTGGAGCAAATGATTACGGCGGAACACGTACTTTAAAAAGTGCACTGGCCAATTCGGTCAATACCATTACGGCCCAATTGATGGATAAAGTAGGGCCGCAAACCGTGGCCGATTTGGTGAAAAAACTGGGTATAGATTCCGATGTTCCTGCCGTGCCGTCAATTGCTTTAGGAACGCCAGATATCAGTGTTTATGAAATGGTGGGCGCCTATTCGGCATTTGCCAACCAAGGGGTGTACACCAAACCCGTAATGGTAACCAATATTGAAGACAAAAACGGGACTATTTTATATCAATTCAAACCGGAAACCCACGATGTGTTAAGCGAAGAAAGCGCTTATGTTACGGTTAAGCTTATGGAAGGTGTAACCCAAGGCGGTTCGGGTACAAGATTAAGGCATAAATGGGCTGGCAATACTTCTGTTTATAAAGAAGTGATTACGGGCTACCCTTATGGTTTTGAAAATCCCATAGCCGGAAAAACAGGAACCACCCAAAACCAAAGTGATGGTTGGTTTATGGGCATGGTACCTAATTTGGTAACGGGTGTTTGGGTAGGTGCTGAAGACCGTGCCGCACATTTTGCCAGTATTACCTATGGGCAAGGTGCGTCTATGGCGCTGCCTATTTGGGGATTGTATATGAAAAGCTGTTATGCTGATGAAGAGTTGAACATTTCTAAAGATGAATTTCCTGAGCCGGAAGAACTCACAATCAATGTAGATTGTTCGAAAGTTACCGAGGAAGATAGTGATACACCAGACACCGTTGAAGAGGCACCAGATGATTTGGATTTTGGTTAA
- a CDS encoding acetoacetate--CoA ligase — protein MSYKKLWEGSSAFKQNSHLFEYKNWLSKNCHLDFDSYDALWQWSVDYVADFWESVWRYFKVISHSDYASVLNMTSMPDFKWFEGAKLNYSEHIFRHNLTTETAIIFSNEQGEYTEISWTELKQKVAAMATYLKSVGVKKGDCVVAFLPNVPEATISLLAVNSIGAIWSSTSPDFGAESVIDRFAQIKPKVFFTVDGYYYNGKPYDKTEIANNIAKALPTLQQVIVLPYLNKEGLSAFPNDVININTVFETKADELAFEPVDFNHPIWVLYSSGTTGLPKAIVHSHGGILLEHLKYMAFHNDVHKGERYFWYTTTGWMMWNFLQSALLMGASIVLYDGSPTYPNFNKLWGFADDVGINHFGTSAPFLVASMKKNINPKSYCKLNSIRSISSTGAPLPFETFEYVYKNIKEDVWLCSMAGGTDVCTAFVGGTPFYSVHASEIQCRALGVSLYAYNDDGKPVEDELGEMVIDKPMPSMPIYFWNDKNNKRYKSSYFEHFPGKWRHGDFIKINSETKGIVIYGRSDATLNRHGIRIGTSEIYRHINTIKAIEDSLIVNLELDGGKHYMPLFVKMKPNNKLNDSIKTEINEQLKKECSPRHVPDDIIEVPDIPYTISGKKMEAPVKKILLKMPLEKSINVDSMKNPESVNFFVAFAKQI, from the coding sequence ATGTCTTACAAAAAGTTATGGGAAGGCTCTTCCGCTTTTAAGCAAAACAGCCATTTATTTGAATATAAAAACTGGCTTTCTAAAAACTGTCATTTGGATTTTGATTCTTACGATGCTTTATGGCAATGGTCGGTTGATTATGTGGCAGATTTTTGGGAAAGCGTATGGCGATACTTTAAAGTAATTTCACACAGCGATTATGCTTCTGTGCTAAATATGACATCGATGCCCGATTTCAAATGGTTTGAAGGGGCAAAACTCAACTATTCTGAGCACATCTTTAGGCATAATTTAACCACCGAAACAGCCATTATTTTCAGCAACGAGCAAGGTGAATACACCGAAATATCTTGGACGGAATTAAAACAAAAAGTAGCCGCCATGGCCACTTATTTAAAATCGGTCGGCGTTAAAAAGGGCGATTGTGTAGTGGCATTTTTACCCAATGTGCCCGAAGCTACTATTTCGCTTTTGGCGGTCAATTCCATTGGTGCCATATGGTCGAGCACCTCGCCGGATTTTGGAGCAGAAAGCGTAATAGACCGTTTTGCACAAATTAAACCCAAAGTATTCTTCACCGTTGACGGCTACTATTACAACGGCAAACCATACGATAAAACTGAAATTGCCAATAATATTGCCAAAGCATTGCCCACGTTGCAACAAGTGATTGTTTTACCCTATTTAAACAAGGAAGGCCTTTCGGCGTTCCCAAATGATGTTATCAATATCAACACTGTTTTTGAAACCAAAGCAGACGAACTTGCTTTTGAACCTGTAGATTTCAACCATCCCATTTGGGTGCTCTATTCCTCGGGCACTACCGGCCTGCCAAAAGCTATAGTGCATTCTCACGGCGGCATTTTATTGGAGCATTTAAAGTACATGGCGTTTCATAACGATGTGCACAAGGGCGAGCGCTATTTTTGGTACACTACCACGGGCTGGATGATGTGGAATTTTTTGCAGTCGGCTCTTTTAATGGGCGCATCCATTGTACTTTACGATGGCAGCCCCACTTACCCCAATTTTAATAAGCTTTGGGGCTTTGCAGATGATGTTGGCATCAACCATTTTGGAACGAGTGCACCCTTTTTGGTGGCCAGCATGAAGAAAAACATAAACCCTAAAAGCTATTGTAAACTCAACTCAATCCGATCCATTAGCTCCACTGGCGCACCGCTTCCTTTTGAAACGTTTGAATACGTATATAAAAATATTAAAGAGGATGTTTGGCTCTGTTCTATGGCCGGCGGCACCGATGTTTGTACCGCTTTTGTGGGCGGCACACCGTTTTATTCAGTCCATGCCAGTGAAATTCAATGCCGCGCTTTGGGCGTTTCCCTTTACGCCTACAATGACGATGGAAAACCCGTTGAAGATGAATTGGGCGAAATGGTCATCGACAAGCCTATGCCCTCAATGCCCATTTATTTTTGGAACGATAAAAACAACAAACGCTATAAATCCAGTTATTTTGAACATTTTCCGGGGAAATGGCGGCATGGGGATTTTATAAAAATCAATTCAGAAACCAAAGGGATTGTTATTTATGGGCGATCGGACGCGACATTAAACCGACACGGCATCCGAATTGGCACTAGCGAAATTTACCGGCACATAAACACTATAAAAGCGATTGAAGACTCCTTAATCGTAAATTTGGAACTCGATGGCGGCAAACACTATATGCCGTTATTTGTAAAAATGAAACCGAATAACAAACTCAACGATTCCATTAAAACAGAAATCAACGAGCAATTGAAAAAAGAATGTTCGCCACGCCACGTACCTGACGACATTATTGAAGTACCCGACATCCCTTATACCATTAGCGGCAAAAAAATGGAAGCACCCGTAAAAAAGATTTTATTGAAAATGCCCTTGGAAAAATCAATCAATGTTGATTCGATGAAAAATCCAGAATCGGTGAACTTCTTTGTGGCGTTTGCTAAACAGATTTAA
- a CDS encoding ABC transporter ATP-binding protein has translation MELKPILNIKNLSISFGNNQVIHNISYHLNENEILGIVGESGSGKSVSSLAVLGLLPKKISEITHGKILFENENLVNLSSKAFQKIRGNKIAMIFQEPMSSLNPSMTCGTQVEEILFQHTNLSKKAVKAETLQLFKKVKLPNPERVFKAYPHEISGGQKQRVMIAMAIACKPDILIADEPTTALDVTVQKEIVSLLKTLQAETKMSIIFITHDLAIISEIAHRVLVMYQGNIVEQGLVTEIFKTPKHNYTKALINSRPSLDARLKTLPTIQDYLSGKVSKAIITKEQRQKNHKNLYSKPPLLEVINVEKEYISKSGWFSKPNKFKAVNDVSFKLYEGETLGLVGESGCGKSTLGNAILQLDKTTAGTILYKGVDITKLSKTETRKLRKDIQIIFQDPYSSLNPRIPIGQAIMEPMKVHNLYTSDAERKEKVVSILNRVGLSEDHFNRYPHEFSGGQRQRIGIARTIALQPKLIVCDESVSALDISVQAQVLNLLNELKEDFGFTYIFISHDLAVVKYMSDQLLVMNQGKIEELDNADVIYSAPKKEYTKKLIHAIPKGL, from the coding sequence ATGGAGCTGAAACCCATTTTAAACATAAAAAACCTTTCCATCTCCTTTGGAAACAACCAAGTAATCCACAATATTTCATATCATTTAAACGAAAATGAAATTTTGGGCATTGTAGGCGAATCGGGTTCAGGAAAATCAGTGTCATCATTAGCCGTTTTAGGTTTACTTCCGAAGAAAATTTCAGAAATAACCCATGGTAAAATCCTTTTTGAAAATGAAAATTTAGTAAACCTTTCCAGCAAAGCATTTCAAAAAATCCGCGGCAATAAAATAGCCATGATTTTTCAAGAGCCCATGAGCTCATTAAATCCGTCGATGACTTGTGGGACCCAGGTTGAAGAAATACTGTTTCAGCATACCAATTTATCAAAAAAAGCAGTAAAAGCCGAAACTTTGCAATTGTTCAAAAAAGTAAAATTGCCCAACCCCGAACGTGTTTTTAAAGCCTATCCCCATGAAATTTCGGGCGGACAAAAACAACGGGTTATGATTGCCATGGCCATTGCATGCAAACCCGATATTTTAATTGCCGACGAGCCCACAACAGCCCTCGATGTTACCGTTCAAAAAGAGATTGTTTCGCTTTTAAAAACCTTGCAGGCCGAAACAAAAATGAGCATCATTTTTATAACTCATGATTTGGCTATCATTTCGGAAATCGCCCATAGGGTTTTGGTGATGTACCAAGGCAATATTGTGGAACAAGGGTTGGTCACCGAAATTTTTAAAACCCCGAAACACAACTATACCAAAGCGCTAATAAACTCACGTCCTTCGTTAGACGCTCGATTGAAAACGTTGCCTACTATTCAAGATTATTTGAGTGGGAAAGTTTCCAAAGCTATTATCACAAAAGAACAACGTCAAAAAAACCACAAAAATCTATACAGCAAACCACCACTTTTGGAAGTCATCAACGTGGAAAAAGAATATATTTCAAAATCGGGATGGTTCTCAAAACCGAACAAATTTAAAGCCGTAAATGATGTTAGTTTTAAACTGTACGAAGGTGAAACGTTGGGTTTGGTGGGCGAATCGGGCTGCGGAAAATCTACCCTAGGCAACGCTATTTTACAACTCGATAAAACTACTGCCGGAACCATTCTTTATAAAGGTGTTGATATTACCAAACTATCGAAAACGGAAACCCGAAAACTAAGAAAAGACATCCAAATTATATTTCAAGACCCTTATTCCTCTTTAAACCCGAGAATCCCCATTGGCCAGGCCATTATGGAACCCATGAAAGTTCACAACCTTTATACTTCGGACGCTGAAAGAAAAGAAAAAGTGGTTTCTATTCTAAATCGTGTGGGATTAAGTGAAGACCATTTTAATCGCTATCCCCATGAGTTTTCTGGTGGGCAGCGACAACGTATTGGTATTGCCCGCACTATTGCTTTACAGCCTAAATTAATTGTTTGTGACGAGTCGGTTTCTGCATTGGATATTTCGGTTCAGGCACAAGTTCTGAATTTATTGAATGAACTTAAAGAAGATTTCGGTTTTACCTATATTTTTATTTCGCACGATTTGGCCGTAGTGAAATATATGAGCGACCAATTACTGGTAATGAACCAAGGTAAAATTGAAGAATTGGATAATGCCGATGTAATTTACAGCGCACCTAAAAAAGAATACACCAAAAAGTTAATTCATGCTATACCTAAAGGATTATAG